From Rubrivirga sp. SAORIC476, a single genomic window includes:
- a CDS encoding BrxA/BrxB family bacilliredoxin gives MPYPEPLVAPMRDELTRLGVRELRTAEDVDALIDEAQSGTTLAIVNSVCGCAAANARPAVAFVQNVEPQPDRMVTVFAGQDLDATNRLRGFLAGIQPSSPSMFLLKDGDPVYAIERRHIEGRSASAIAGDLKTAFETFCGEEAAEVPDAPLRPDGAAAPAPGLPATFRSIL, from the coding sequence ATGCCGTACCCCGAACCTCTCGTCGCCCCCATGCGCGACGAACTCACCCGCCTCGGCGTCCGCGAACTCCGCACCGCGGAAGACGTCGACGCGCTGATCGACGAGGCCCAGAGCGGGACCACGCTCGCTATCGTCAACTCGGTCTGTGGCTGTGCCGCGGCCAACGCACGCCCGGCCGTCGCCTTCGTCCAGAACGTGGAGCCCCAGCCCGACCGCATGGTGACGGTGTTCGCGGGCCAGGACCTCGACGCCACGAACCGCCTGCGCGGCTTCCTGGCGGGCATCCAGCCTTCCAGCCCGTCCATGTTTCTTCTAAAGGACGGTGACCCGGTCTACGCCATCGAGCGCCGCCACATCGAGGGCCGCTCGGCGAGCGCCATCGCGGGGGACCTCAAGACGGCCTTCGAAACCTTCTGCGGCGAGGAGGCTGCTGAGGTACCCGACGCCCCGCTCCGCCCGGACGGTGCTGCGGCTCCGGCCCCCGGTCTCCCGGCGACGTTCCGCTCGATCCTGTAG
- a CDS encoding T9SS type A sorting domain-containing protein: MRLSRLLPLAALAAVLALPTPVRAQTCLPTDTYCASFDTDDEGWGTDSDPVTFQPSGGNPGGHVLLDVPLSAAVGVLELPVPLPGAYRQTVSFDAYAISGETDSGYPVVAMYGQDDQGDPLSIHLDPLWTAASGQPGLAAGWARYSAPITNEGAAPARWIVVVGPGDYRPATEAEIERVLNTLQLGGILITGGNRADRSSWTLSEMGLDNVVIRAEADTSGPAVALIPSAETVVSGQQFEIDVVAGRDSSVTDLFGAAFEVGYDGLQTLFVEFVPDPDFGSCDADPNTEDLVTSVTPQAASVAVAVSRRADRCPTGASGEVRLGHLVFEVPLAVPGGPAAFPLDDLEAIDSKGTRMPLTAAGTRVQVVDGVVVWPGDTDANGTVAAADLLSIGSRFGVSGPARQDEGYAWAPVVAPFWDDPVGTHADANGDGEVDEADVLAVGVNYGRMTEDGVALRTSSAPLATVTVQPQPVGTEVPLDVVVATDGALGVAATLSLPPGLDAIDVVPGGWLDDGDVLTYTSAEAGVVDAAATRKRGAALATGEGAALTVRLRVAAPMAGPVTVAVEALTLGTPDGTAPAEPGTIRLGDAQATDADDWAAETTLGRAFPNPAATNASVRLALAQAGPVRATLYDALGRRVATLREGPLAAGDHILAVPVGSLPAGAYVVRVEADGAVHAARLTVAR, translated from the coding sequence ATGCGACTCTCCCGACTCCTTCCGCTGGCGGCCCTCGCCGCCGTGCTCGCGCTCCCGACGCCCGTCCGCGCGCAGACGTGCCTGCCCACCGACACCTACTGCGCCTCGTTCGACACCGACGACGAGGGGTGGGGGACCGATTCAGACCCCGTCACTTTCCAGCCGAGCGGCGGCAATCCAGGGGGGCACGTGCTCCTCGACGTCCCCCTTAGCGCGGCTGTCGGAGTCCTCGAACTTCCGGTCCCGCTTCCCGGCGCCTACCGCCAGACTGTCTCGTTCGACGCCTATGCCATCAGCGGCGAGACGGACAGTGGGTATCCGGTCGTCGCTATGTACGGGCAGGACGACCAGGGCGACCCGCTGTCGATCCACCTCGACCCCCTCTGGACGGCGGCGTCCGGCCAGCCCGGTCTGGCCGCCGGCTGGGCCCGCTACTCCGCGCCGATCACGAACGAAGGGGCTGCCCCCGCACGCTGGATCGTGGTCGTCGGCCCCGGAGACTACCGACCTGCGACGGAGGCCGAGATCGAGCGCGTACTCAACACGCTCCAACTCGGAGGCATCCTGATCACCGGGGGCAACCGGGCTGACCGCTCGTCGTGGACCCTGTCGGAGATGGGCCTCGACAACGTAGTCATCCGGGCTGAGGCCGACACGAGCGGCCCGGCCGTCGCGCTCATCCCCTCGGCCGAGACGGTCGTGTCCGGCCAGCAGTTCGAGATCGACGTGGTCGCCGGGCGCGACTCGTCGGTCACCGACCTGTTCGGCGCCGCGTTCGAGGTGGGGTACGACGGGCTCCAGACACTCTTCGTCGAGTTCGTGCCAGACCCGGACTTCGGCTCGTGCGACGCGGACCCGAACACGGAGGACCTCGTCACGTCGGTGACGCCCCAGGCCGCGTCGGTGGCCGTCGCGGTGTCGAGGCGGGCGGACCGGTGCCCGACCGGCGCCTCGGGCGAGGTCAGGTTGGGGCACCTCGTCTTCGAGGTCCCGCTCGCCGTGCCCGGCGGACCGGCCGCGTTCCCCCTCGACGACCTGGAGGCCATCGACTCGAAGGGGACTCGGATGCCGCTGACGGCGGCGGGAACGCGGGTCCAGGTAGTCGACGGCGTCGTGGTGTGGCCGGGTGACACCGACGCGAACGGCACAGTGGCCGCCGCCGACTTGCTGTCTATCGGTTCTCGGTTCGGTGTGAGCGGCCCCGCCCGCCAGGACGAAGGCTATGCCTGGGCGCCCGTGGTGGCTCCGTTCTGGGACGATCCGGTCGGCACACACGCCGATGCCAACGGAGATGGCGAGGTCGACGAGGCGGACGTGCTCGCGGTGGGCGTCAACTACGGCCGGATGACGGAGGACGGCGTCGCCCTGCGCACCTCCTCGGCGCCGCTCGCGACGGTCACCGTCCAGCCGCAGCCGGTAGGAACCGAGGTCCCACTCGACGTGGTCGTGGCGACCGACGGCGCGCTGGGCGTGGCGGCGACGCTTTCGCTTCCGCCCGGTCTCGACGCCATCGACGTGGTCCCCGGCGGCTGGCTCGACGACGGCGACGTGCTCACCTACACGTCGGCCGAGGCGGGCGTGGTCGACGCCGCCGCGACCCGCAAGCGTGGGGCCGCGCTGGCGACCGGCGAGGGCGCGGCCCTGACCGTCCGCCTCCGCGTGGCGGCCCCGATGGCCGGCCCCGTGACCGTCGCCGTCGAGGCGCTCACGCTGGGGACCCCCGACGGCACGGCGCCCGCCGAACCCGGCACGATCCGCCTCGGCGACGCGCAGGCCACAGACGCGGACGATTGGGCCGCCGAGACGACGCTGGGACGCGCTTTCCCGAACCCAGCGGCCACGAACGCCTCCGTCCGGCTGGCGCTCGCCCAGGCTGGCCCCGTGCGCGCCACGCTCTACGACGCGCTCGGCCGCCGCGTCGCGACGCTCAGGGAGGGTCCGCTGGCGGCCGGTGACCACATCCTGGCCGTCCCCGTCGGGTCGCTCCCGGCCGGTGCCTACGTGGTCCGCGTCGAGGCCGACGGCGCCGTCCACGCGGCCCGGCTGACGGTCGCGCGGTAG
- a CDS encoding cation:proton antiporter: MLDLPLHEPVAVFTVVLLVLLAAPLIGRRGVPSAVVLLGAGIALGPHALGVLDRDPTMVLLGTVGLLYIMFLAGLEVDLHELEEGKARSLGFGAATFLLPQLVGAGVGRVVFGMGWPGAILLGSVFASHTLLAYPAAARLGLQKERATTTAVGATILTDTLALLVLAVIATGARSGGGFDLGVLLRVVGSLLVVGGAVLWGLPRLGAWFFRTAAQDATLEFVFVLTAVFVCALGVEALGVEPIIGAFLAGLALNRLVPEGGPLMNRIGFVGNALFVPFFLLATGMLVDLGAFAGGPDAGRAWTVALAMTATLLVTKGTAAWLTRPAFGFSADEARLAFGLTVPQAAATLAAVLIGVEVGLFDVAVLNGTIAMVFVTCVVGPVVVERVGRRLAQAAAERVPDARDGRDRVLVSLANPATAEALVDLALLARGPEASAPLAVVTVVPGGPDQAAAVASGERTLSAAVVHAAGAEVPVLPIVRVESNVARALARAAAETRSSLLVMGWDGSAAAERVLFGSVPDRVLRETPTAVLIARETRPPATVGRLFVAVPPMAELEPGFRSAAGMLLGLASRSGAELVVLTPAPYADAVREAFARARRGGAAPEVRPLDRWADLPPTLDTALRPTDALVLVSARQGAIAWRASLDRLPRVLARRHPDLSLFVLFPGQVPVSAILPSGLTSGDRAFLDRLRPNAVRLGLRADDPAGLFRQTLGDAFPEDVAARLAAAPADARPEIRPGVVLSHVRSSRADEPFLGVGVSREGVAMPGASGPVHVVLALVVPERVPSRRYLGWLALVARMLRDDATVEAVRQAEAPGQAHAALLGALRTDAEAS; encoded by the coding sequence ATGCTCGACCTGCCCCTCCATGAGCCCGTCGCCGTCTTCACAGTCGTGCTGCTGGTTCTCCTGGCGGCGCCCCTGATCGGTCGCCGCGGAGTGCCGTCGGCCGTTGTGCTGCTCGGGGCGGGGATCGCGCTCGGCCCGCACGCGCTGGGCGTGCTGGACCGCGACCCGACGATGGTGCTGCTGGGGACGGTCGGCCTGCTCTACATCATGTTCCTGGCGGGGCTGGAGGTCGACCTCCACGAGTTGGAAGAGGGGAAGGCGCGCAGCCTGGGCTTCGGCGCGGCGACGTTCCTGCTGCCCCAACTCGTCGGGGCGGGGGTCGGTCGGGTGGTGTTCGGGATGGGGTGGCCGGGAGCGATCCTACTCGGGAGCGTGTTCGCGAGCCACACGCTGCTCGCGTATCCGGCGGCGGCCCGCCTCGGGTTGCAGAAGGAGCGGGCCACGACGACCGCTGTGGGCGCGACGATCCTCACCGACACGCTGGCGCTGCTCGTGTTGGCCGTTATTGCAACGGGCGCCCGGAGTGGTGGCGGCTTCGACCTCGGCGTGCTCCTCCGCGTGGTCGGGTCGCTGCTCGTGGTGGGGGGGGCGGTGCTGTGGGGGCTGCCGCGCCTCGGGGCGTGGTTCTTCCGCACGGCGGCACAGGACGCGACGCTGGAGTTCGTGTTCGTGCTGACGGCCGTGTTCGTGTGCGCGCTGGGCGTCGAGGCGCTGGGCGTCGAGCCCATCATCGGCGCGTTCCTGGCGGGTCTGGCCCTGAACCGGCTGGTGCCGGAAGGCGGCCCGCTGATGAACCGGATCGGGTTCGTCGGCAACGCGCTCTTCGTGCCGTTCTTCCTGCTCGCGACCGGCATGCTGGTCGACCTCGGAGCGTTCGCGGGCGGCCCCGACGCCGGGCGCGCATGGACGGTGGCGCTGGCGATGACGGCGACGCTGCTCGTGACGAAGGGGACGGCGGCCTGGCTGACGCGCCCCGCCTTCGGGTTCTCGGCAGACGAGGCGCGGCTCGCGTTCGGGCTGACGGTTCCCCAGGCTGCGGCCACGCTCGCGGCCGTGCTGATCGGCGTCGAGGTGGGCCTCTTCGATGTCGCGGTGCTCAACGGCACCATCGCAATGGTGTTCGTGACGTGCGTTGTCGGGCCGGTCGTGGTGGAGCGCGTGGGACGTCGGCTGGCGCAGGCGGCGGCCGAGCGAGTGCCGGACGCTCGCGACGGGCGCGACCGCGTCCTCGTGTCGCTGGCAAACCCGGCAACGGCCGAGGCCCTCGTCGACCTCGCGCTCCTGGCGCGCGGGCCGGAGGCGTCGGCGCCGCTCGCGGTCGTGACCGTCGTGCCGGGCGGGCCGGACCAGGCCGCGGCCGTGGCCTCGGGCGAGCGGACGCTCTCGGCGGCCGTCGTCCACGCGGCTGGTGCGGAGGTACCGGTGCTGCCGATCGTCCGTGTCGAGTCGAACGTGGCGCGGGCGCTCGCGCGGGCCGCCGCCGAGACCCGTTCGTCGCTCCTCGTGATGGGCTGGGACGGGAGCGCGGCCGCCGAGCGCGTCCTGTTCGGCAGCGTCCCCGACCGCGTGCTCCGCGAGACGCCGACGGCCGTGCTCATCGCCCGCGAGACGCGCCCGCCGGCGACCGTCGGGCGTCTGTTCGTGGCCGTGCCGCCGATGGCCGAACTCGAGCCCGGTTTCCGGTCGGCGGCGGGGATGCTCCTCGGCCTGGCGAGCCGCTCGGGGGCTGAGCTCGTCGTCCTCACGCCGGCGCCCTACGCCGACGCGGTCCGCGAGGCGTTCGCCCGGGCGCGTCGGGGCGGCGCGGCGCCGGAGGTCCGCCCGCTTGACCGGTGGGCCGACCTCCCGCCGACCCTCGACACGGCGCTCCGTCCGACCGACGCGCTCGTGCTCGTCTCGGCCCGGCAGGGCGCGATCGCGTGGCGGGCCTCGCTCGACCGGCTGCCCCGCGTGCTCGCGCGGAGGCATCCCGACCTGTCCCTGTTCGTACTGTTCCCGGGCCAGGTGCCCGTCTCGGCGATCCTCCCGTCCGGCCTCACGAGCGGCGACCGCGCGTTCCTCGACCGGCTCCGCCCCAACGCCGTCCGTCTCGGCCTGCGCGCGGACGACCCTGCCGGCCTGTTCCGCCAGACGCTGGGCGACGCGTTCCCCGAGGATGTCGCGGCCCGGCTCGCCGCCGCGCCGGCCGACGCGCGGCCCGAGATCCGGCCCGGCGTGGTCCTGTCCCATGTTCGGTCCTCCAGAGCCGACGAACCGTTCCTGGGCGTCGGCGTGAGCCGGGAGGGCGTGGCGATGCCCGGCGCGTCGGGGCCGGTCCACGTCGTGCTGGCGCTCGTCGTGCCCGAGCGCGTCCCGTCGCGGCGCTACCTCGGCTGGCTGGCCCTCGTCGCCCGGATGCTCCGCGACGATGCGACCGTCGAAGCCGTCCGCCAGGCGGAGGCCCCGGGGCAGGCGCACGCGGCGCTTCTCGGGGCGCTCCGCACAGACGCCGAGGCGAGCTAG
- a CDS encoding YtxH domain-containing protein translates to MRETDFFGRLLLVGLALGAGVGLGLLIAPARGDLTRERLSASARSAADAARDRTSDLAEPLAEAARTRARRLSERHLPLTGDIDVIDTRGLLDDLHARRS, encoded by the coding sequence ATGCGCGAGACAGACTTTTTTGGACGCCTCTTGCTCGTTGGCCTGGCTCTCGGCGCGGGGGTCGGCCTCGGTCTGCTGATCGCGCCCGCTCGGGGGGACCTCACCCGCGAGCGGCTGTCTGCCTCGGCCCGCAGCGCTGCCGACGCGGCCCGCGATCGCACCTCCGACCTCGCCGAGCCGCTCGCCGAGGCTGCCCGCACCCGCGCTCGGCGCCTGTCCGAGCGGCACCTGCCGCTGACGGGCGACATCGACGTGATCGACACGCGCGGACTGCTCGACGACCTCCACGCGAGGCGGTCGTAA
- a CDS encoding ECF-type sigma factor has translation MSAAPDVTLLLDAHRGGDADALGSLLPLVYDELRRIAHRHLGRGRGSETIHTTALVHEAYLKLARSGSGASNRAHFFAIASTAMRQVLVDAARRRQALKRGGGAHATTLDEGHALAVDARADEVLALDEALGRLAALDARLARVVEMRFFGGMEIVEIAEALGVSDRTVKRDWRKARALLQAELTDA, from the coding sequence GTGTCCGCCGCCCCCGACGTCACGCTCCTCCTCGACGCCCACCGGGGTGGCGACGCCGACGCGCTCGGGTCCCTCCTCCCCCTCGTGTACGACGAACTCCGGCGGATCGCTCACCGGCACCTGGGCCGCGGGCGCGGCTCCGAAACGATCCACACGACGGCGCTCGTCCACGAAGCCTACCTCAAGCTGGCACGCAGCGGCAGTGGGGCCTCCAACCGCGCCCACTTCTTCGCCATCGCCTCGACGGCCATGCGGCAGGTCCTCGTCGACGCAGCCCGGCGGCGACAGGCGCTCAAGCGCGGCGGAGGCGCCCACGCCACGACGCTCGACGAGGGCCACGCGCTCGCCGTCGACGCCCGGGCCGACGAGGTGCTCGCCCTCGATGAGGCGCTCGGCCGGCTGGCCGCGCTCGACGCTCGGCTGGCGCGCGTGGTCGAGATGCGGTTCTTCGGGGGAATGGAGATCGTCGAGATCGCCGAGGCGCTGGGCGTCTCCGACCGGACGGTCAAGCGGGACTGGCGGAAGGCGCGCGCGCTCCTCCAGGCCGAGTTGACGGACGCGTGA
- a CDS encoding serine/threonine-protein kinase has protein sequence MPVTLRPDDWARLEPLLDAALDLPPAERGAYLDGLDLPPEERARLDALLAADADDAPVLDHPDRLGALVEAADLGGGGAMPGARVGAYRIVRGIGRGGMGTVHLAERADGAFDKQVALKLVRPGVAEGLLARFRAERQILARLDHPGIARLLDGGRADDGRPFLVMEHVAGEPITAYCDTRRLSVEDRLALFGQVCDAVAYAHRQLVVHRDLKPSNILVTDGGRVKLLDFGIAKLLDDGAERSLVRTATEQRLLTPAYAAPEQVRGEPPTTATDVYALGVLLYELLTGRRPYRLPSRARHAVERAILEAEPTRPSTAVTEPTDDAPTATLAEARGAEPGRLRRRLAGDLDAVVLTALRKEPDRRYGSADAFGRDVRRHLDELPVEARADSAAYRAGRFVRRHRAGVAAAALMAVLSLVYVVTLRAERDRARTSAETADAVTEFVVGLFAAPDPSSGAGRDLTVLAALDGADERIEADLGSQPAVQARLYDVLGRLHVGLGGYEAAARFQDRAADLLRALHGQRHPDLASALLWTGRRLHLEGRYAEADSVYRLVEAALPARAPDGLRPRLLADQGINALRAGDPSAADSLLRLAVTRQEARAATDSLHLAYALNELAVAVHDAGDLDEAEALNRRALGIRLRHLPPMSADVGRSYNDLGLVLRTKGDHDEALVVHERAVAVALAVYGRESENTAAAYNGLAMAHRGAMRYARADSAFAASEAIVRATVGPEHPVFGFLRTNRGTAARLRGDAAEAERQLREATALLAATIGPGNPRTALARLLWGDALADLGRLGDALAAYDTARDALAEAFGPDHWEAAQATARRARVLARMGDAAAALAEARRALDAASDDAARDDARLALATAHLADDDRAGARAEARRVLARLDADGETRSERRAATLVLLARAAPDVATARRRAREALMIWDGRVAPTAPRVREAAAIAG, from the coding sequence GTGCCCGTGACCCTCCGCCCCGACGACTGGGCCCGGCTCGAGCCCTTGCTCGACGCCGCGCTCGACCTCCCGCCCGCCGAGCGAGGCGCCTACCTCGACGGCCTCGACCTGCCGCCCGAGGAGCGCGCCCGGCTCGACGCTCTCCTCGCCGCCGACGCCGACGACGCGCCCGTCCTCGACCACCCCGACCGCCTGGGCGCGCTCGTCGAGGCGGCCGACCTCGGCGGCGGGGGCGCCATGCCCGGCGCGCGCGTCGGGGCCTACCGCATCGTGCGCGGGATCGGGCGGGGCGGAATGGGCACCGTCCACCTCGCCGAGCGAGCCGACGGGGCGTTCGACAAGCAGGTGGCGCTCAAGCTGGTCCGCCCTGGCGTGGCCGAGGGGCTCCTCGCCCGGTTCCGAGCCGAGCGCCAGATCCTCGCCCGCCTCGACCACCCCGGCATCGCGCGGCTCCTCGACGGCGGCCGCGCCGACGACGGCCGCCCGTTCCTCGTGATGGAGCACGTCGCGGGCGAGCCGATCACGGCCTACTGCGACACGCGGCGGCTCTCGGTCGAGGACCGGCTGGCCCTTTTCGGCCAGGTCTGCGACGCCGTCGCCTACGCGCACCGCCAGCTCGTCGTCCACCGCGACCTGAAGCCGTCGAACATCCTCGTCACCGACGGCGGGCGCGTGAAGCTGCTCGACTTCGGCATCGCCAAGCTGCTCGACGATGGCGCCGAGCGGTCGCTCGTCCGCACAGCCACCGAGCAGCGGCTCTTGACGCCGGCCTACGCGGCGCCTGAGCAGGTCCGTGGCGAGCCGCCCACGACAGCCACCGACGTGTACGCCCTTGGCGTGCTCCTCTACGAGTTGCTGACGGGCCGCCGGCCGTACCGCCTGCCGAGCCGCGCGCGCCACGCCGTCGAGCGGGCGATCCTCGAAGCCGAGCCGACGCGCCCCAGCACGGCTGTCACCGAGCCCACCGACGACGCGCCGACGGCGACCCTCGCTGAGGCGCGCGGTGCCGAGCCCGGCCGGCTCCGCCGCCGCCTCGCGGGCGACCTCGACGCGGTCGTCCTGACGGCGCTCCGAAAGGAGCCCGACCGCCGCTACGGATCGGCCGACGCGTTCGGCCGCGACGTCCGCCGCCACCTCGACGAGCTCCCGGTCGAGGCCCGGGCCGATTCGGCGGCCTACCGCGCGGGCCGGTTCGTGCGTCGGCACCGGGCGGGCGTGGCGGCCGCCGCGCTCATGGCCGTCCTCTCGCTCGTCTACGTCGTCACGCTCCGCGCCGAGCGTGACCGGGCGCGGACCTCCGCCGAGACGGCCGACGCCGTGACCGAGTTCGTCGTCGGGCTGTTCGCCGCGCCGGACCCGTCGTCGGGCGCCGGGCGCGACCTCACCGTCCTCGCCGCGCTCGACGGCGCCGACGAGCGGATCGAGGCCGACCTCGGCAGCCAGCCGGCCGTCCAGGCCCGGCTCTATGACGTGCTCGGGCGGCTCCACGTGGGGCTGGGCGGCTACGAGGCCGCGGCCCGCTTCCAGGACCGCGCCGCCGACCTCCTCCGCGCGCTCCACGGCCAGCGCCACCCCGACCTCGCCTCGGCCCTTCTCTGGACCGGCCGGCGGCTCCACCTCGAAGGGCGCTACGCCGAGGCCGACTCAGTCTACCGGCTCGTCGAGGCGGCCCTCCCCGCGCGCGCACCGGACGGCCTTCGCCCCCGGCTTCTCGCCGACCAGGGCATCAACGCGCTCCGCGCCGGCGACCCGTCCGCGGCCGACTCGCTCCTCCGGCTCGCCGTGACCCGGCAGGAAGCGCGCGCCGCGACCGACAGCCTCCACCTCGCGTACGCGCTCAACGAGCTGGCCGTCGCCGTCCACGATGCCGGCGACCTCGACGAGGCTGAGGCCCTCAACCGGCGAGCGCTCGGGATCCGCCTCCGCCACCTCCCGCCGATGAGCGCCGACGTGGGCCGGTCCTACAACGACCTCGGGCTCGTCCTCCGGACGAAGGGCGACCACGACGAAGCGCTGGTAGTCCACGAGCGGGCCGTCGCCGTGGCGCTCGCGGTCTACGGGCGCGAGAGTGAGAACACGGCGGCCGCCTACAACGGCCTCGCCATGGCCCACCGGGGCGCCATGCGCTACGCCCGCGCCGACTCGGCCTTTGCGGCGTCCGAGGCCATCGTGCGGGCGACCGTCGGGCCGGAGCACCCGGTGTTCGGGTTCTTGCGGACCAACCGGGGCACGGCGGCCCGCCTCCGCGGCGACGCCGCCGAGGCCGAGCGCCAGCTCCGCGAGGCCACTGCCCTGCTCGCGGCCACGATCGGGCCGGGCAACCCGCGCACGGCGCTCGCCCGGCTCCTCTGGGGCGACGCGCTCGCCGACCTCGGCCGCCTCGGCGACGCGCTCGCGGCCTACGACACGGCCCGCGACGCGCTCGCGGAGGCGTTCGGGCCCGACCACTGGGAGGCGGCGCAGGCCACAGCCCGCCGGGCCCGCGTCCTCGCGCGGATGGGCGACGCGGCGGCCGCGCTCGCCGAGGCCCGCCGCGCCCTCGACGCCGCCTCCGACGACGCAGCCCGCGACGACGCACGCCTCGCCCTCGCCACCGCGCACCTCGCCGACGACGACCGGGCCGGCGCTCGCGCCGAGGCCCGCCGCGTCCTCGCCCGCCTCGACGCCGACGGCGAGACCCGCAGCGAGCGCCGCGCGGCCACCCTCGTCCTGCTCGCTCGGGCGGCGCCGGACGTCGCGACGGCCCGGCGGCGGGCCCGCGAGGCGCTCATGATCTGGGACGGCCGCGTGGCCCCGACGGCGCCGCGCGTCCGCGAGGCGGCGGCGATCGCGGGGTAG